From a region of the Rouxiella sp. S1S-2 genome:
- a CDS encoding DUF1989 domain-containing protein produces MCQSTLTVPAGHGKTFQVSKGQFITVIDSEGQQAADFVAVYADNLDEKLSPVHTRQHLRSIFFKPGDVLWSSENRPMLRVVTDTNGVHDANVPACDRTRFSIDFGVEGHRNCVDNLLEGMKAHGVTYFSLPEPFNLFQNGPVTADGRMEVTDPSSKAGDYIVFEALCDLICAVSSCPQDIIPGNGLQVTPIEVQVSNSYLAEVSHVVNA; encoded by the coding sequence ATGTGTCAATCAACACTGACAGTGCCTGCCGGTCACGGCAAAACCTTTCAGGTCAGTAAAGGGCAATTTATCACGGTCATTGATAGCGAAGGGCAGCAGGCCGCCGATTTCGTGGCAGTTTACGCCGATAATCTTGATGAAAAACTCTCGCCGGTGCATACGCGTCAACATCTTCGCTCAATCTTCTTCAAGCCAGGAGACGTGCTTTGGTCGAGTGAAAATCGCCCCATGCTGCGTGTAGTGACCGATACCAACGGCGTGCACGATGCCAACGTGCCGGCCTGCGATCGGACTCGCTTCAGCATCGATTTCGGGGTCGAAGGCCATCGAAACTGTGTAGATAACCTGCTTGAAGGCATGAAGGCGCACGGTGTGACTTACTTCAGCCTTCCAGAGCCGTTCAACCTGTTCCAAAACGGGCCGGTTACTGCCGATGGCCGTATGGAAGTGACTGATCCGAGCAGCAAGGCAGGAGACTACATTGTGTTTGAAGCGCTGTGTGACCTGATTTGCGCAGTCTCGTCCTGCCCGCAGGATATTATTCCCGGCAACGGTTTGCAGGTCACGCCGATTGAAGTCCAGGTGAGCAATAGCTATC
- a CDS encoding MurR/RpiR family transcriptional regulator, with product MSAKTASLEGRIRQQWDQLSLHEQRLADVLLAAPGQLAMNTATELAQSAGVSKATATRFFRHLGYENYDAARRQAREMQNSGSPLYLQSAPSSSPLASLMQSHLEKEVSNLVNTYRSLESAQLESCVDAIATSRRVVVMGWRHSQTIALLIYRDLVHIHSDVRLLPRAGDSLAEHLATLGPQDVVICVGLRRRMPALEAAMAALDELNVPMLYIADVLAGKPAKHARWVLRCQTDGSLIFDSTVALSGVCNLLCSLVARSMGKASNDRLATVESLHQSLDELE from the coding sequence ATGAGTGCAAAAACGGCATCGTTAGAAGGCCGTATCCGCCAACAGTGGGATCAACTCTCATTGCACGAGCAGCGGCTAGCCGATGTGTTGTTAGCAGCTCCAGGGCAGTTAGCGATGAATACCGCGACCGAACTGGCACAAAGTGCCGGCGTCTCTAAAGCTACTGCTACACGCTTTTTCCGTCACCTCGGCTATGAGAACTACGACGCCGCGCGTCGTCAGGCGCGTGAAATGCAAAATAGCGGTTCGCCGCTTTACCTACAGTCCGCACCCAGTTCCTCTCCGCTCGCCAGTCTGATGCAGAGCCATCTTGAGAAAGAGGTGTCCAATCTGGTGAACACTTATCGTTCGCTGGAGAGTGCACAGCTGGAGTCATGCGTTGATGCCATCGCCACGTCGCGGCGCGTGGTCGTAATGGGGTGGCGCCACAGTCAGACTATTGCCCTGCTTATTTACCGTGACTTGGTGCATATTCATTCGGACGTCCGCCTTCTGCCGCGCGCCGGCGATTCGCTGGCAGAGCATTTAGCCACGCTCGGCCCGCAGGATGTTGTTATTTGCGTGGGGCTGCGTCGCCGTATGCCTGCGCTTGAGGCGGCAATGGCGGCACTCGACGAGTTGAACGTGCCAATGCTCTACATCGCCGATGTACTAGCCGGAAAGCCCGCCAAGCATGCGCGCTGGGTGCTGCGTTGCCAAACAGACGGCAGCCTGATTTTTGACAGCACCGTCGCACTGTCGGGCGTATGTAATCTGCTCTGTTCTCTAGTGGCGCGCAGCATGGGTAAAGCCAGTAATGATCGCCTGGCAACCGTTGAATCCCTGCATCAGAGTCTCGATGAACTCGAGTGA
- a CDS encoding transporter substrate-binding domain-containing protein codes for MKKIALLAVTLLTLTAAMAAQADTLSDIKSSGKITVGIDPTFPPYEFTNDSGEITGYSVAIMQSFAKDLGVKLEFQKTAFSGILPGLISGSFNAEGSSLNVTAERAKKVLFTTPFSKTVNGVLVRESDVSKFSGKKLTPEDLSGLSGAVKSASLPEQLLKGFNVTLSKEGKKPITIISVDTLDQTVSTLMTHRADFVFDDISALAPVVKKFPNKVAQVGEVGPSQWMAWATRKDDLSLNKAISDHILAMQKDGELSALQKQYLGTTFTVPASDFIPQE; via the coding sequence ATGAAAAAAATAGCACTGCTGGCAGTCACTTTACTCACTCTAACTGCCGCTATGGCCGCACAGGCCGACACACTTTCAGACATCAAGAGCAGTGGCAAAATCACCGTCGGTATAGACCCTACTTTCCCGCCGTATGAGTTCACCAACGACAGCGGCGAGATAACCGGTTACAGCGTGGCAATCATGCAGTCGTTTGCCAAAGACCTTGGTGTGAAACTGGAATTTCAGAAAACCGCTTTCAGCGGGATCCTGCCCGGCCTGATTTCTGGTTCGTTCAATGCCGAAGGGTCATCGTTGAACGTGACCGCCGAGCGGGCGAAGAAAGTGCTCTTCACCACGCCGTTCAGTAAAACGGTCAACGGCGTACTGGTTCGTGAAAGTGACGTGAGCAAATTCAGCGGTAAAAAATTGACCCCTGAAGATCTCTCCGGCCTGAGCGGCGCGGTAAAAAGCGCCAGTTTGCCGGAGCAGTTACTGAAAGGTTTTAACGTCACTCTGAGCAAAGAAGGCAAGAAACCGATCACTATTATCAGCGTCGATACGCTCGACCAAACTGTGAGTACCCTCATGACTCACCGCGCCGATTTTGTGTTTGACGACATTTCGGCTCTCGCACCGGTAGTGAAGAAATTCCCCAACAAAGTGGCGCAGGTTGGCGAAGTCGGGCCTTCCCAGTGGATGGCGTGGGCAACGCGTAAAGACGACCTGAGCTTAAATAAAGCCATCAGCGACCACATTCTGGCGATGCAGAAAGACGGTGAACTTTCTGCGCTGCAAAAACAGTATCTCGGCACCACTTTCACCGTGCCTGCAAGCGATTTCATTCCTCAGGAGTAA